The genomic interval TTTGATGACTTTAACCAAAGTTGAAAACTCCACCCATGTGGGTTACATCAAGACACCTAACAAGTAAAACTAGTTTACTAGTTTGAAACTTGAACTCAACTTAGTTGAAGTGTTAGTTTCTAGTTTGTAGTAATGTTTAATTGGGAATAAAGTGAATCCAACTCATTGAAAATTTTGGGCATTTGAATTCAAGATTCTAATTTGAACTTTTATAGTCAAACTAATAAAAAGATGACTAGAAAACTTGTTTAACCAAACTCAAATTTTAGACAAGTGGCCACAATTCAGACATGAATTGTTTGTTTCAAAGGAAAAGATGTAAAACCATGTTATTTAAGGTAATGAAATTATATAAcacttttcatattttttttccctTCTTTTATAATGTATTGCTCAATATCTCAAAACACATAAAAATTTCCCCACTACATCAAATTCACACCCCATTGCAAAAGCTTTCAAAcctagaaaagaagaagaagataataGAAATGAATTGCTAGAAGAAACTATACaccaactaaaaaaaaaatgaaaagtgaataaGAACATCACCGTAAACGAATTTACCACACTCCTTTTTCGTTTACAACTACCAAAAGCAGCCACCACTACTACCACCACCGTCGCCATTAAcacagttaatttttttttttaccagcGACCCAAAAAAATTGCTCGATAGATCAAGCTCACCGGGAAAATCTACTGAAAAACACGTTCATTCGATCGAACTAAACAGGTATAACATCATTCTTGGACGAGTCTTCACATCTCAAGACGATTCCCTCGAGATTAGAAGGAAAGATACATTGCATATATTGGCATCCTGTTGTCAACGGCTCGGGTGGAGGGACAATCATAAGTACATTATCGTTCCTTTGTACAACTCCCATCACGCTAACCGTGCTACCTTCTTTGATGTACCTACAAAAAGATTAAAACTTTCCCCATAAATAAGCATCAGAAAGCAACCCAACTCGGGCCATTTAAGGACATAGATATTTTTACCCTTCTTTCAATCGCATTGTGCGATCATCACTCGAAAGATTTTTCTCCCTCAACCACTTGGCAAACTCGGGAGACAAGTGTTCATTTGTTGGGTTCACATCAACAACGAAGGAGTCATCGACGTAGGGAGTCACTCTCGCTCCATAACCAGTCTTAACCAAAGCTCTCAAGCCAGACTGAAAGTCTGAGATGTAGAAGTCTACCACATGCCTCTGACAACCAACATAGGAAAGATTTTGATAGGCTAAGGCTTGATATTTGTCAAGAATCAAGGAAACCAAACATAAATGTCTCAAAGTATCATCAAGAtcaaacattttatttttaacatttcCTAAATTTCGGGTGAACTCTACAATTTAACACCTGTATCAACTATAAAAGAAGTCTTTTGTTTTATGGTATTTCGATCGGTTAAGTAATTGCAAAATTAATATCTCATATACTCACCTCTGAGGATCTAACTCCCCAAGTAAAACGACGATGTGTTGAGTTTGCTGGTTTCGAACCCCATCCTCGATACTCATACAAACTCGTTGATGTGTAGACACACCTAGGAATTTTTCGGAAGGATGATTCAAGAGGAACATTACCACAAGTAACCACCTGCAAGTGTTACAAAATCACAATGTCATAAATTCGAAACATACTTCTCCATATGATCGCTCTCCACCATATACTCGAGAGATTTTTTGACTATTACTATCATTTCCTCAGAGTGGAACTTATTCTGATGTATTTACCAATTTCCACATGCTAAAAGCCTCTTATAGAAATCCTAACTGAAAGAGTTAAGACATATTACCCCAACAATAagcaaaataattacaaaagatTCCTCCCATTTACAGAATGGAATAGGATTTAACTACATAAACCGCTATGAGTTCACAGCTGGTAGTAACTGCCACATTAAAGTTCCATTTTTTCCAGTAAAATCCAACTTCGAGTTTCTCTCGAATACCCCCAACTAGATTCTCTCCACCATGAGAGATTTTCTGACTACTCAAATGTTGGCTAGAAGAACATTACTAACCATTGTTTTGAGAGTAGAAATTGCTATGATATAATTGCCAATTTCCAAATGCATAAAGTCTTAAGAAATACACAGAGAAAAATCAAGTCTTTACCTCAAAATTAAGCAAAAGTAATTACAATTCTCCCATATAGAGAGAATCTTACACTACTTTACTTCATAAGATTCATTAAGGTTTTTAACTAAAGAAACCAATTTCAGTTCAAAAGTTTATGTCTCTAACACTAAAAATTTCCCAAGTTCCAAAAGaatttcacttcaaaattcaaACTTTACGAGTTTCCCCGAAAGCTTGAATTAAACTGTCATTGTTCCATCCTGATCCTACCCAACTAACAAAATAAAGACAAGGAATTGCTTACTTTAAACAGCAGAGGATTCTACTATCGTATTAGCTCTATCGGTCCCCTAGACTAAAAAAAATTCGATTTAGTCCTCACAACAAAGTTTAAGGCACCAtgcacatacatacatataactAAAGTGCTTAAAAGATAGGATGAAAGAACGTACCCCAGAAACTTTCACGAGCTGACCATTTTTCGCACTTCTAAGCTCAGCATCGGGATAACTAGAAATGAAATTAACAACAGATGTTCTTCCCCAACACGTATTCCAAGTGAACAACGCAACAACAAAGGCGAAAAGAATCACAACAACAATGAGAAGAACAGCATTATGAACCGCTCCAAGGATAAAACCACCAGCAATGAAACCCATCACGAACAACAGTATCACAGACCAAAGTACCGGCTTTGGAAAGTTCCTCCTAAAGGAAAAGTCATCATCTTGACTCAATGTAGTGACAGCCTGATTGTGAACGACAGCTGAACCAGGTACTTTCATCGATCCCATAGATTCTAAATTACCAGATACTCTCTTAGGGGCGCCAGATAAATTTTGAGGACCAGAATGAATCGGTCCAGATGTTAAAAGTCCTGTAGTGGGAAGATTAGGAACAGGGCCAGAGTTTTGGCGAGTAGCTCCTCCCGATTGAGGGCCAGATACTTTCTTCATAGGTTCCCCATGTTTGTTCAATGGTCCCGAATTAGTCTTTTTCATTGCAGCTGAACCAGAACCCGAAGAAACAGGACCTGAAGTATAAACACTACGCCCCGGTGCATTAGATGTAATAGGTCCCGAATGTGACACAGCACCTCCAAACGATCCAGTCCTCAAAGGAGGATTGTTCATTTGTCCAGATTTCCTAGATTTCGAACCATCGGGGACATTTAACATTTTTCCCAACTCTCCTGACTTCTTAATATCGCCACCAGTATATGGCATTGCTGTTGAGCTCATTGTGGGAGTCCTCTCTTTTGGCTGCTCGGGCCGACCTGATACATACAGCCCATTGCTGAGCTGATGAGATGGGAATCTGGAAGCCATCGTGGTTCTTTAAGGAACACAAAACTACAAGATAACTATGCTGCAACGATCCTCAAACTCCTACAACAAAACATAAAACATCGATCATTGTTAGAACTTTCAACCCGAAAACAAAAAACCAAAAGGAGCAAAAAAACTAAGATTCAGTGGTTTGTTGTAGATTCTACAACTACTTTAGTTCAAGGTAGTAAAAGATCTATGAAACAATATCAACTAAGTTATTTTCCTCTTCTTACAAATATTAGAAAAGGTTTccactttccaaataaaattaacaagaaTCTATAAAATACTTATAAAAATCATAAAGTTTCAAGCTTTGAATCAAGATTTTGGACTATTAAACTCTCCCCACCTTCATAAACAAAGGAAATATCTATTGCTAGTAGAATTTACACAGTCCCCACTTGAAGAAACAAAGATTCATGAAAATTGAGCTATTACATGAACTaactaaacaaaaaaaagacaaatataTAAGAACACCCATTAAAATTATTTGATCAAAAATGacttattttaaagaaaaactaGGCTCCCCACCATATTTGGGGAACTAGGAACTACAGAAATTGCAATGAAGATACCCACATAGAATAGAACCTCCTCAGACCTTGTGTGAACACAATCCACATGCCTCACTAAGATACCATACTTCATTACACAAATTTAAAACAACTTTAGTTTCAAAATCAAGAGTTACTTAACTTCCAAAATGTTATGAGAAACTACCATAATTCCTAAACATGAAAGCATAAAGATTCAACCTTTAACATAACATAAGCCACAAAAACCTATTACATAGTTTCTTATTCTACTTTTAGTAAGCTTCCAATTCAGACAACCAAACATTTAGAGAGCACAATAAGAGATCTGAAATCATTTTtggatcttaaaaaaaaatgagcaaAAAATGGAGAAAAAATGGTTTCAACTTTCAAAGAGTCTTAGGAAGATTCCCAAGATCCAAAATAGAGTTAAGCAACAGAGTTAGAGTCAAAATTTCTCAGCTAGAAAAAGCCCCAACTAATTTCTTCTGAAACCCAATAAAGCTTCAAACTTTAaactaaaaacaataaaaaaaaaccataaagatcaaattttttcccctaaataaaaaaaaaaatacaaacccagATAATCATTTGTCAAAAAAATCACAATGGAGTAAGATCTAAGCAAATGTAGGCAGAGATTTCAAAAGGGTCTAATCTAAAGAGTTCAACAAACCATAAAAAGGGCATAACTGgaaaaatatgaaatatatatacctGAACCAGAAGAAAATGaacaatgaagaagaagaagaagatgaagatgaagaagaagaagcaaagTTTGTTTCAATGGATCAAAACACAGTGGTTGGAAGTGATAACAGCAGTGATTGAGCTGGTGAGAGACTGAGATCCCATCTCCATAGCAGTCaccatctctttctctctctctctctctctctctctctctctctctctctctctctccaaatAGCCGCAACAACTGGTGGGTTGTCTGATCCTTCAAAATCCACCAAactgaaaaagaaaacaaaacaaaataaatttaatttaatttaatttttccaaaattaatttatttttttattttaattatttgatgaaatttaacaattattaaaaataaaaagagacaaaatttggttacatttttacaaaaaaaaaaaaaagaaaaaaaaattggaacaaTGATTAAGATTAAGCTTGAAGATTcagtaaataattatttatttttttctttatacatttatgttgaaattttgaataattaataattttttggccaaaaattagaaagaaatcttagttttgttgggttttatttgtggaaaataaaatagattttgTTGGGAGTTaaagtaaatactatttttgtaaaaattttatttaagggAATTATTGTAAatgtttttattgttatttttttttacaaaaaataaaatggtattaTTTTAACATCAAATTGACttgaaatatatatagaaaGAAAAATTGTAAGACGTTTGGTCCATTACTTTCGTTTACTTTCAAAcaaaaaacataatatttactTCATAAGATTAAATAAAAAGCAAATTTTGttagtttaattttgtttgtatGATTGTATTATTGTATATCTTCTAgtaatttaagttattttataaaattttgaaatattcgaaaaaatttaacagactaaaaaataagattaaaacAGTTAGGTAtacgtaattttttttattttatatgcccGTAAAATAGAtggtttaaattttatttttagtgtgttaaatttttttaaa from Cannabis sativa cultivar Pink pepper isolate KNU-18-1 chromosome 4, ASM2916894v1, whole genome shotgun sequence carries:
- the LOC115715276 gene encoding uncharacterized membrane protein At1g16860, whose protein sequence is MASRFPSHQLSNGLYVSGRPEQPKERTPTMSSTAMPYTGGDIKKSGELGKMLNVPDGSKSRKSGQMNNPPLRTGSFGGAVSHSGPITSNAPGRSVYTSGPVSSGSGSAAMKKTNSGPLNKHGEPMKKVSGPQSGGATRQNSGPVPNLPTTGLLTSGPIHSGPQNLSGAPKRVSGNLESMGSMKVPGSAVVHNQAVTTLSQDDDFSFRRNFPKPVLWSVILLFVMGFIAGGFILGAVHNAVLLIVVVILFAFVVALFTWNTCWGRTSVVNFISSYPDAELRSAKNGQLVKVSGVVTCGNVPLESSFRKIPRCVYTSTSLYEYRGWGSKPANSTHRRFTWGVRSSERHVVDFYISDFQSGLRALVKTGYGARVTPYVDDSFVVDVNPTNEHLSPEFAKWLREKNLSSDDRTMRLKEGYIKEGSTVSVMGVVQRNDNVLMIVPPPEPLTTGCQYMQCIFPSNLEGIVLRCEDSSKNDVIPV